GCAAGACCTTCTTCATTTGGGTAAAGGGTAACCGCTCTTTTGCCTGTTGGTATTATAGACGACAAACCTGTTTCTAACCCAACTGTATAAAGCTTTGTTAAAATAAGCTGTTCCCCTTTTTCAATTGGCACAACACTCATAAAAAGCTTGCGACCGTCGGAACTATATAACTCTTTAACACTACCAAGCGCTCTGGGCTGAATGTAGTCCTTGGGGACAAGGGCTTCTTCAAACATACTCCCATCTAAAATCACATCTTGATCAATATATTTGTTTGCGCAAAGCACACTTACTTTTTGCGCTGAGGTTGAGTATTTTTTTTCTATGCCAACAAAATACATACCTGCAAAAAGCGCGGCAAGAAAACCACAAAGCAGTGCAATAAGAAGAGGTTTTTTCATTTATTTTATATTTTTTGTTTCATCAGAAATCTTTTCTGACGATTTGTTAAACATATCGGTAATTTTACCACCAAACATTTTTACAGCAAAAATCGCGATTATAGCGATTAATGCAATAATTAAAATATATTCAACCATACCTTGAGCTTTACGACCATTCCAAATTTTTCTCATACTTCCTCCTATTAATATTAAGCGCCGCCAGCGGGGGTCGAACCCGCGATCTCCGCCTTGAGAGGGCGATGTCCTAAACCACTAGACGATGGCGGCAGCTTTAATTTATTGTTTATTCAAGAAACTATTTTTTAAACTTTTGCATAAATTTTAGCAATAGCTTTACTTATTTATCTTTTGCATGAGGCGATCTCTATATTTTTACTTTTAAGATATTTTTTTCGTTATTACTTACTTCTTCATTGGCTTGCTGCTGAGCTACTGGCGTCTCCTGAACCCGTTGTGCTGGTATTCTTGTATTTGTTATTTGTTATTTCTTCTTTCTTATTTTTATTTGGATTTTTTTTGTAAGATCTCCATATACGAATCTGCTCACTATATTTTTCAACAATATCTGTTTTTAATAGATTTTGTATACTTTCAAGTATTTTTTCTTCATCTATAAGTCTGTTTATTTTTTTCTTTAAATGTCTTCTTATCATCATTAGTGTATCTTCGTGAAAAAATGCTTTTATCAGGTTTCCTGGCTGTAAGGCTGATATTTCTTCCCAGTATTCTTCCAATTCGTTTTTTCGTATTGCATCGTATGAGAGACAATACAATTTCTCTGTTATTTCGTTTACATCGCCGTTTATCATATCCAAAGAAAATACCAAAATCCTTCCTATGCCAGTCTTTTCAAATATTAACCTGTAC
This region of Endomicrobiales bacterium genomic DNA includes:
- a CDS encoding type I restriction enzyme HsdR N-terminal domain-containing protein codes for the protein MANPILKAVKKFIPIWQEAKEKDLKEADVVTRVIKFLEEGLGYDVLKHITKEFQIKERFVDLAIEINNKVSFYIEAKSANTSLKEAHIFQAESYASQSGVNWVVLTNGAEWRLYRLIFEKTGIGRILVFSLDMINGDVNEITEKLYCLSYDAIRKNELEEYWEEISALQPGNLIKAFFHEDTLMMIRRHLKKKINRLIDEEKILESIQNLLKTDIVEKYSEQIRIWRSYKKNPNKNKKEEITNNKYKNTSTTGSGDASSSAASQ
- a CDS encoding Flp family type IVb pilin codes for the protein MRKIWNGRKAQGMVEYILIIALIAIIAIFAVKMFGGKITDMFNKSSEKISDETKNIK